In the genome of Streptomyces aquilus, the window GCGTCCCGGGCGCAGTGGACGTACGCGTTCACGCTGCCGGGTGCGGCTCTGCTCGTATGCCTGTTGGGATGGATGCTGTGAGTGAGCTGGATGCTGTGAGCGGGTTGGACGCGGGGAGTGGGTTGGACGCGGGGAGTGGGTTGGACACTGTGAGCGGGCTGGATGACGTGACCGCTTCTCTGGAGGTCTCCGGCCTCGCCTTCGCCTACCCCGACGGGCATCAGGCCCTGTTCGGCGTGGACTTCTCCGTCGCGCGCGGCGAACGGGTCGCGCTGCTCGGGCCGAACGGCGCCGGCAAGACGACCCTCGTGCTGCACCTCAACGGCATCCTGTCCGGCGGCACCGGCACCGTGCACGTCGCCGGACTGCCCGTCGGCAAGCGGCACATGGCGGAGATCCGGCGGCGGGTCGGGATCGTCTTCCAGGACCCCGACGACCAGCTGTTCATGCCGACCGTGCGCGAGGACGTCGCGTTCGGGCCGGCGGCCGCGGGCGTGAAGGGCGCGGAACTGGAGGCGCGCGTGGAGCGTGCGCTGGCGCGCGTCGGCATGGCCGAGTTCAAGGACCGGCCGCCGCACCACCTCTCCTTCGGCCAGCGCCGCCGGGTCGCCGTCGCGACCGTGCTCGCCATGGAGCCGGAGATCCTCGTCCTCGACGAACCGTCCTCCAACCTCGACCCCGCCTCCCGGCGCGAACTCGCCGACATCCTGCGCTCCCTGGACGTCACGGTCCTCATGGTCACGCACGACCTCCCGTACGCCCTGGAGCTGTGCCCGCGCTCCCTCATCCTCAGCGAGGGCGTCATCGCGGCCGACGGCAAGACGGCCGAGCTGCTCTCCGACGACGACCTGATGCGCGCCCACCGCCTGGAGCTGCCGTTCGGCTTCGACCCTCGTTCGGTGTCCGCCGGGTCGGACCGTCCGTGACAATGGGCGCGTGACGAACGAGGACCCCACAGCGGTCGACGGCTCACTGCTCCTCGACGAGCAACTGTGTTTCGCGCTGTACGCCGCCCAGCGCGCCGTGACGGCCGCGTACCGCCCGCTGCTGGAGGAGCTGGGTCTCACCTACCCGCAGTACCTGGTGCTGCTCGTGCTCTGGGAGCGCGGCGAGACGACGGTGAAGGAGCTGGCGGCGGCGCTGCGGCTCGACTACGGCACGGTGTCGCCGTTGCTCAAGCGGCTGGAGGGCGCGGGGGTGGTGCGCCGGGAGCGCGCGGCCCACGACGAGCGCTCGGTGCTCGTCGCGTGCACGGGGCGCGGGGAGGAACTGCGGGAGCGCGCGGCGCGCGTACCCGGCGCGCTCCTGTCCGCGACGGGGCTCGACACCGCCGGGGTCGCGAGGTTGCGCGAGGAGTTGTGGGAGCTCGCGGAGAAGGCGCACACGGCGGCCGAGCGCCCCCACTGACCTCCTGTTACCGCCGGTCGCCACCCCCTACTCGCTCAAGGCCGACCTACCGACGGGTACCTTGTGCACGATGTATTTGCGCACGCTCGTTCCCTGGGGGGCCAGCCATGAGTGACACCACCGTCGTCGACACCCGTCCGACGAAGATCATGTACGTCGCCGAGGCCACCGCCCACGGCGGCCGGGACGGCTATGTCACCAGTCAGGACGGGCAGATCGCGCTGAAGGTCGCGATGCCTCCGGCGCTGGGCGGCGACGGCAACGGCACCAACCCGGAGCAGCTGTTCGCGGCGGGCTTCAGCGCCTGCTTCCACAACGCGCTGGTGCTGGTGGGCCGCCGCGCCGGCTTCGACCTGACCGGTTCCACGGTCGCCGCGAAGGTCGGCATCGGCCCCAACGCCCAGCGCGGCTACGGTCTCGCGGTCGCCCTCAGCGTCTCGCTCCCCGTGCTCGACCAGGACATCGCGAGCAAGCTGGTGGACGCCGCCCACGAGGTGTGCCCGTACTCCAACGCGACCCGCGGGAACATCGACGTGACGATCCTGCTTGGCTGATGGGGGGACACCCACCGCACCGAGCAGCACGCAGAGGAGTACGGCCGTGGACGTGAACGGCACAGTCGCCGAGGGCTTCGAGCCGGTCAGGGACGCGTTCGTCCGGAACTTCGAGCACCTCGGGGACCGCGGCGCGGCCGTCGCCGTCTACCGGGACGGGCACAAAGTCGTCGATCTCTGGGCGGGGGCGAAGGACGTCGACGGCACCGAGCCGTGGCAGCGCGGCACCGCCCAGATCGTGCGCTCGGCGACCAAGGGCGTCGCCGCCGCCGTACCCCTGATGCTGGCCGAGCGCGGGCGGCTGGACCTGGACGCGCCGGTCGGCGAGTACTGGCCGGAGTTCAAGGCGCACGGGAAGGAGCGGGTGCTGGTCCGGCATGTGCTCAACCACCGCGCCGGGCTGCCGGTCCTCGACCACCCGATCACGCCCGAGCAGGCCCTGGACCCGTCGAAGGGCCCGGCGGCCGTGGCCGCGCAGGCGCCCGTGTGGGAGCCCGGCACGGACCACGGCTATCACGCGCTGACGTACGGCTGGCTGCTGGACGAGCTGGTGCGGCGGGTGACGGGGCTCGGCACGGGTGAGTGGATCGCCGAGCGGATCGCCGGGCCGCTCGGGGCGGACCTGTGGCTGGGGCTGCCGGACGCGCAGGCGCACCGGGCCGGGCGCGTGGGCCCGGTCGCCGCGCCGGAGGCCGCCGCCGCGCTGCGGATGCGCCCCAAGCGTTCGGTGACCGAGGCCTACGAGGACCCCGGCTCCCTCACCAACCGCGCCTTCGGCGCGATCACCCCCTTCCCGGACCAGAACGACCCGGCCTACCGGGCGAGCGCCCTGCCCGCGACCAACGGGATCGCCACGGCCGACGGTCTGGCCCGTTTCTACGCGGCGACGATCGGCGAGGTGGACGGTGTGCGGCTGCTGTCCCCGGACACGGTAGAGCGCGCCCGCGCGGAGGAGTCGGCGGGGCCGGACCGGGTGCTGGTGGTCAACACCCGTTTCGGCCTCGGCTACATGCTGCACGGCAGCGCGTCCCCGTTCCTCGGTCCGGGCTCCTTCGGCCACCCCGGTCGCGGCGGTTCCCTCGGGTTCGCCGACCCGGAGTCGGGCATCGCCTTCGGCTATGTGACCAACGGCCTGCGCAAGACGGTCACGGCGGATCCGCGGGCGCAGGCGCTGGTGCGGGCGGTGCGAGCGGCCGTGCAGCCGGCCGCGTAGCTATACGTGGATCGGGTGGGACGTCCGCCCGGACGCCGCGTCGATCTCGCCGTGCGCCTTGGTCAGCAACCGCATGGCGAGTTCGTTGAGCGCGCGGGCCCCGGCGATCTCCTCGCCGACCCGCGGTTGATTGGAGTCGGTGTGGTGGCGGCTGGCCTGGCCGTGGGCCCGTACCTCGCTGCCGTCGGGCAGCCGGACCATGGCCACCGCCCGGGTGTGCTCGTCGTCCTCCATGAACTCCATCTCGACGTGCCATCCCACAGTGGTGCGCATCATGTCGATCACCTCCGGAAGAACTCCTTCCAGAGTGCTACCGCAGGGGCGGCCGCGACCAGTCGGTCCGGCGGACGACTCCCGAGCCGCCGCTTCCTATTCGGGCTCCGCGTACTCCTCGGGCCGCGGTGCCGGCGCCGTCGCCTTGACGCGTGGCGGGAGGCTCATCCCGGCCACGCGCGCGGCCAGCGACTCCCGGTACCCGTCGATCTGCCGCACCAGCTCCCGCCGTTGCCGCCGCTGGTACCGGTACGCGATCTCCAGCGTGCCGAACGCGAGCAGCACCCCGAGCAGGACGACCACCCCCAGCGTCACGTACCGCCGGACCGTCCCCTCCCCGGCGTCGGCGAAGGCCCGCCCCGACGCGGCCGCCAGCGCGGTGAGCAGCGCCAGCCACACCGTGTAGAGGGCGCACAGCCACGGATGGTCCCGCCGCAGCCAGAGCCCCCGTGTCCGGGCCGCCTCCCGCGCCGTCCGCCGCAGCGCCCCGGCGATGTCGTCCAGCTCCCAGTCGGCCTTCTCCCGCTGTTCGCGCGAGAGCGGGGCGGTCATCCGGTCGAGGCGCAGGTGGAGCCGGGCGACGGCGCGGCGCAGTTCGGCCCGGTTCACGCGGTCGGGCAGCCGGTGCGGCCAGCGGGCCCACAGCTCGTCGTCGCGTCGGCGCAGCCGGATGTCGGCGGCCGCCGCCCGGGCGACCGCCACGCCCAGCACCAGCAGCAGGACCAGCGCCTGCACCATGCCCAGGTCGCCGCGGAGCGCGCCGTACACCCCGACCAGGACGAGCCCGACGCCGACGGGCCAGGTCCCGCGGATGTAGGTGCGGTGCCGGACGGCGTGCAGCTCGCGCTCCAGGTCGTCGACGGACCGTCGTACGAGCCGCACGGCGGCGACCGCGATCAGCGGGGCGCAGAGCAGGAGGCAGCACATCAGGGCGGCGGTCAGGGTGTACGGCAGGACGTCGGTGCCGACCCAGTCGTCGTCCTGGGGCAGCAGCGGCACGCCGACGAGCACCGCGGCGGCCACCGCTGCGGTCAGCGCCGCGAGCCACCGCCCGCCCGGCCGTGCCGCGCGCTCCTCGGGCGGCTCGACGGGCCGCCAGTCCGGGCGGACGACGCCTTCCAGCGCGGCGACCACCACGGCGAGGTCGGCGGTCCGGTGCGCCGCCCGCAGCCGGGGCGCGTTGAGGCCGGCGAGCGCCCGGAGCGTGACCGGCAGCTCGGCCGCGGTGGGCATCTCGGCGCCGTCGAGCAGCACCGGGAGGACGAACTTCCCGTCCGCCAGCGCCCATTCGATCTCCCGCCGAACCCAGTCCTCCGGCTCGTCCAGCCGCCGCGCCCCGGACGGCTGCCGTTCGTCCGCCCACCCGGGGTGGAGCACGGCGATCAGCGCGTCGCAGTCGGCGACCCGCTCCGCCAGCGCGTCCGCGAACCGCTGCCCCGGCAGCAGGGACGGCCGGTCCAGGAACACCTGGTCCCTGCCGAAGTGCCGCGCGAGCGCCGCGTCGAGATCGTCGACGACACCGGAGTGCCCGCCCCTGCGGTAGTTGATGAAGACGCCGCTCATGGGGGCACAGACTAGCCAGTGAGCGGTCCGTCACCCGGCGTGCAGCATGAGCCCGATCCCGGTCACCAGCAGCCCGGCGGCCACGATCCGCGGCGCCCCGAACCGCTCCTTGAAGAACACCGCCCCGATGGCCGCGCCGACGATGATCGACGACTCCCGCAGCGCCGCGATCGGCGCCAGCTCGGCCTTGGTCTGCGCCCACAGCACGAGCCCGTACGCGGCGACGGACAGCGCGGCACCGAGCAGCCCGACCGCCGCGAACGGCCGCAGTTCGGCGACCAGTTGACCGCGCCAGCGGTAGAGCGCGTACGCCGGTACGCACACGCCCTCGATGGCCATCAGCCAGGCGATGTACCCGAGCGACGACCCGGAGGCCCGCACCCCGAGCCCGTCGACGACGGTGTACGCGGCGATGGACAGCCCCGTCGCCAACGCGGCCCCGATCGCCGCCCAGTCGGGCCGGCGCCCCCGCAGCCCCCACAGTGCGACGCCGGTCAGCCCGGCGCAGGACACCCCGATCCCGGCGGCGGCCCACCCGTCCGGCACCTCGTGGGCGAAGACGGCGGCGAGGACGGTGACCACCAGGGGCGCGCTGCCCCGGGCAAGGGGATACGCCTGCCCGAAGTCCCCCAGCCGGAAGGACGTCATCAGCAGCATGTAGTACACGACGTGGATCACGGCGGAGGCGAGGAGATACGGCCACGCCCCCGCCGCCGGTATCGCCACGAACGGCACCATGACCAACCCGATCAGCGTCCCGCCGCCCGCGATGAGGGTGAACCCGACGAGCTTGTCGGTGATCTTGTGCGCGATGGCGTTCCAGCTGGCGTGCGTGACCGCGGCGCACAGCACCGCCGCGGTGACGACCGGCGTCACGGGGTGTGCTCGCGCACGTCCACGAGGGTGGCTCCGGCGTGCGCGACGAGGTCCTCGGGCGCGATGGGGAACACGGCGTGCGGATGGCCGGCGGCGGCCCACACGAGGTCGTGCTCCAGCAGCGACCGGTCGGCCAGCACCCGTGTCGTCGTACGGTGCCCGAAGGGCGGCACTCCCCCGATGGCGTACCCGGTGGTCTCCCGTACGACGTCCGCCTTGGCCCGCGTCACCTTCTCGGCGCCGAGCTCCCTCCGCACCAGCTCGACGTCGACCCGGGAGGCCCCGTCCATCAGCACCAGCACCGGCACCCCGTCGGCCGCGAAGATCAGCGACTTGCAGATCTGGCTGAGCTCGCAGCCGATCGCCGCGGCAGCCTCGGCGGCGGTCCGGGTGGCCTCCGGGAAGCGGCGGACCTGCCGGTGGAGGTCGTCGAGCCCCTTCGCGCGCAGGGCCTCGGCGAACAGGGGGTGGGCGCCGGAATCGGCGGTGCCCGCTGGGCTGTCGGTGGTCGTCATGCACCGCACGCTAGCGGTGCGTGTAGGGCACAGGCGACCGGTTAAGCCGGGTGCTCAAAGGTCACTCGAACGTGACGTCCTTCGTGTCCGCCACCGCCGCCGTCCGCCCGGGCGCCGAGTGGTATTGCCAGTACAGGTTGGTGTGGGCGATGACCTGGTCCGGGGGCGGGGCGCCCCACTTGCTGTTGTCGTCCGTGGTGTGGGCGTCGCCGACGAGCGTGACGTCGTAGCCGCGGACGAACGCGCCGTGGATGGTGGAGCGGATGCAGGCGTCGGTCGATGCCCCGGTCACCACGAGATGGCCCGCTTCGGCCGCCGCGAGGACGTCCTCCAGCTCGGTCTCCTCGAAGGAGTCGCCGAAGTTCTTGTGGATGAGCGCCTCGGTGTCCCGGCGTATCAGCTCCGGCGCGTACTCCCAGGCTTCGCTGCCCTTCACCAGGTCGTCGTCGGAGTGCTGGACCCAGACCACCGGGACGCCCTCCTCGCGGGCCCGGTCGACGAGCGCGGCGATGTTGGCGACGACGGCGTCGCGCTGGTGGGCCTCGGCCACGACACCCTTCTGGACGTCGATCACGAGCAGGGCCGTGCGGGGTCGTGCGGCAAGTGTGGTCATGTCCGCCACGTTAGCCCCGGGCACTGACAACGGCACCGACTGCCGGGGCCGCGGTGCAGCGGACTGCACCACGGCCCCGGTCCAGGCTGTTCAGGATCGGTACGTCAGACCCCTACGAGCTCCCGATCCTCGTCGTCCCTCTTGTCGTCGTCCAGCCTGCGCAGCCCCTCGCCCTCGACGTCCACGTGCGGCAGGGCGCGGTCCAGCCACTTCGGCAGCCACCAGGCCTTCTTGCCGAGCAGGGCGAGCACCGCCGGGACGATCGCCATGCGGACGACGAACGCGTCGAAGAAGACCGCGATCGCGAGGCCGAAGCCGATCATCTTGATCATCGACTCGCTGGAGCTGATGAAGCCGCCGAAGACGGCCATCATGATCACCGCGGCGGCGACCACGACCCGGGCGCTGTGCTTGAACCCGGTCACCACGGCCTGGCTCGGGGACTCGCCGTGGACGTACGCCTCCCGCATCCGGGTCACGAGGAACACCTCGTAGTCCATCGCGAGGCCGAAGACCACGCCGACCATGAAGATCGGCATCATCGACATGATCGGGCCGGTCTCCTCGACCCCGATCAGACCGCCCAGCCAGCCCCACTGGAAGACCGCGACGACGGCGCCGAGCGCGGCGAGGACGGAGAGCAGGAAGCCGAGGGCCGCCTTCAGCGGGACCAGGATCGAGCGGAAGACCACGATCAGCAGCAGGAAGGCCAGGCCGACCACCAGCGCCAGGTACGGGATCAGGGCGTCGGTGAGCTTCTGCGAGAAGTCGATGTTCATGGCCGTGGTGCCGGTGACCAGGACGTCGGTGTCGGTGCCGGCCTTGACGTCCGCCCCGGCGTCCCGGATGCCGTGGACCAGGTCCTCGGTCTTGGTCGAGGAGGGCTTGGAGTCCGGGATCACGGTGATGGTGAAGGTGTCCCCGGCCTTGTTGAACGTCGCGGGCGTCACCGTCACGACGTCGTCCAGGCCCTTGATCCGGTCCGCGACCTCGGTGGCGGCGGCCTTCGGGTCGGCGCTGTCCTGGGCGTCGCCGACGACCATCAGCGGGCCGTTGAAGCCGGGTCCGAAGCCCTCGGAGAGCAGGTCGTAGGCGCGGCGCTGGGTGGTGGACGTCGGCTGCGAGCCGTCGTCGGGCAGGCCCAGTTCCAGGGAGGTGGCGGGCAGCGCGATCGCGCCCAGACCGACGACGCCGAGCAGGAGCACGACGGCCGGACGGCGGATGACGAAGCTCGCCCAGCGCGTGCCGAGGTTGGGCTTCCCGGCGGTCTTCTCCGAGGACTTCTTGCGCTTCTCGCCCGCCGGCCGGATCTTCCGGCCCGCGTACCCGAGCAGCGCCGGGATCATCGTCAGCGCGATGAGGACGGCGATCACGACGGTGCCCGCCGCCGCGAGGCCCATCTTGCTGAGCATCGGCACACCGACCACCGACAGTCCGGCCAGCGCGATGACGACCGTGAGGCCGGCGAAGACCACCGCCGAGCCCGCCGTACCGGTGGCCCGGCCGGCCGCTTCCTCGCGGTCGCGGCCCTCGGCCAGCTCGCCGCGGTAGCGGGAGACGATGAAGAGGGCGTAGTCGATGCCGACCGCGAGGCCGATCATCAGCGCGAGCGTGGAGGTGTTGTCGCCGAGGTCGAGCGTCTTGGCGAGGGCGGTGATGGTGGAGACGCCGATACCGACGCCGATGATGGCCGTCAGCAGCGGCAGCCCGGCCGCGACCAGCGAGCCGAGGGTGATGACCAGGACGACCGCGGCGATGGCGAGACCGACGACCTCGCCGATCGCGCCCGGCTCGGCCCCGGCCTGGAGCGCGTCACCGCCGACCTCGACGGTCAGCCCCGTGTCCCGGGCCTGGTCCCCGGCCGCCTCCAGGGCGTCCCGGGTGGAGTCCTTGAGCTCCATGGCGGGCGCGTCGTACGTCACCGAGAGGTAGGCGACCGTGCCGTCCTTGCTGACGGCGTGGGTCTTGTAGGGATCGGTGACGGAGACGACCTCGGAGCCGTCGCCCAGCGCGGTCACGGTCTTGGCGACGGTCGCCTTGTTGGCGGCGTCGGTCATCTTCTCGCCCTCGGGCGCCTTGAAGACCAGGCGTCCGGTCGCACCGTCGGCGCTGGCCCCGGGGAAGCGCTGTTCCAGCAGGTCGAAGGCCTTCTGGGCCTCGGTGCCGGGGATCGAGAAGGAGGAGGAGCCCGCGGCGGGGGCGCTGGCCGCGCCGACGCCGGCGAGGGTCAGCAGGGCGACCCAGATCAGGGCGACGAAATGCCGTCGCCGGAAGGCGAGCCGGCCGAGTTTGTACAGGAAAGTGGCCACGTGGGCGTACTCCCGGTCAGGTCGTGGGGTGTGCAGGGGCAGGGGTGATCAGCCCGGTGGGTGGCAGGGGTGATCGTCCCGACGACATGAGCGGGTACGTCAGGTGAGGGTGGTGGTGCTGGGGAAGGGGGTCAGTCGCCTTGGTTGCCGAGGGCGGGGAGGACCACGGCGTCGATGTACGACAGCAGGAACGCCTGCGTCGGCGGCTGCTCGTCGATCATCGAGCGGGCGGCGAACCCGCCGATCATCATGTGCATCACGAAGTCGATCGCGGGGTTGTCCGGGCGGACCTCGCCGCGGTCGATCGCGCGCTGCACGATGGTGCGGAAGTCCGCCATCTCCGGCCCGATGAGGTGTTCCTTGAACGCCGCCAGGAGATCCGGGTTGCCGTGGATCGCCATGGCGAGGCCTCGCATGAGCGCGGAGTTCTGCTCCATCTGGCAGTCGTCCGAGCGCATGGTGAGGGCGTGCAGGTCGCCCCTGAGCGATCCGGTGTCGATGTGGGCGAGGCTGCCGGCACCGCCGGGCTTGGTGTGCCGTACCGCCTTCGCGACGAGCTCGGCCTTGCCGCCCCACTGGCGGTAGAGCGTGGCCTTGCTGGACTTGGTGCGAGCGGCCACGGCGTCCATGGTGAGGGCGTCGTAGCCGACCTCACGGAGCAGTTCGAGCACGGCCCCGTACAGCTCGGCCTCGCGCTCGGGCGTGATCCGACTGCGACGCGCCGTCGCGACCTCAGTCATGCTTCTCACCCTTTCCCACTCCGGAGTCCCGCGCCGAACGACACGGTTTCGTACGTGAGTACATGTCGAATGTAGCGCACCCGCTAGCGAAACGAAACGGTTTCGTTCGTGTCCTGCGTCACCTGGGCCCGGTTTTTCACGAGTTGCTCCGGCTCATCCCCCGGAAAAGCATGAAGAGGTGAGCTATCTGCGCCTGCCGCATCTGAGCGGTGACCTGTTGTGCTTCGTGGCCGAGGACGACCTGTGGCTGGCCCCCCTGGACGGAACGGACCGCGCCTGGCGGCTCACCGTCGACCGTACCAAGGTGGGCCACCCGCGCTTCTCCCCCGACGGCCGCCACATCGCGTACACGAGCTGGCGCAGCCTCGTGCCGGAGATCCATCTGGTGGACGTGGAAGGCGGTCCGGGCAGACAGCTCACGTACTGGGGCTCACCGGACACGCAGGTCTGCGGATGGACGCCGGAAGGCCAGATCCTGGCCGTCGCCTCCCACGGCGAGCCCTTCTCCTACTTCACCTGGGCCTACAAGGTCCGCACCGACGGCGACCCCGGCCGCAAGCTCCCCTGGGGCCCGGTCTCCGACATCCAGGTCGCCGACCTCGACGGCGACCGCAGAACCCTGCTGCTCACCGGCACCCCACCGCACGAACCGGCCG includes:
- a CDS encoding energy-coupling factor ABC transporter ATP-binding protein — its product is MDDVTASLEVSGLAFAYPDGHQALFGVDFSVARGERVALLGPNGAGKTTLVLHLNGILSGGTGTVHVAGLPVGKRHMAEIRRRVGIVFQDPDDQLFMPTVREDVAFGPAAAGVKGAELEARVERALARVGMAEFKDRPPHHLSFGQRRRVAVATVLAMEPEILVLDEPSSNLDPASRRELADILRSLDVTVLMVTHDLPYALELCPRSLILSEGVIAADGKTAELLSDDDLMRAHRLELPFGFDPRSVSAGSDRP
- a CDS encoding MarR family winged helix-turn-helix transcriptional regulator produces the protein MTNEDPTAVDGSLLLDEQLCFALYAAQRAVTAAYRPLLEELGLTYPQYLVLLVLWERGETTVKELAAALRLDYGTVSPLLKRLEGAGVVRRERAAHDERSVLVACTGRGEELRERAARVPGALLSATGLDTAGVARLREELWELAEKAHTAAERPH
- a CDS encoding organic hydroperoxide resistance protein; translation: MSDTTVVDTRPTKIMYVAEATAHGGRDGYVTSQDGQIALKVAMPPALGGDGNGTNPEQLFAAGFSACFHNALVLVGRRAGFDLTGSTVAAKVGIGPNAQRGYGLAVALSVSLPVLDQDIASKLVDAAHEVCPYSNATRGNIDVTILLG
- a CDS encoding serine hydrolase domain-containing protein encodes the protein MDVNGTVAEGFEPVRDAFVRNFEHLGDRGAAVAVYRDGHKVVDLWAGAKDVDGTEPWQRGTAQIVRSATKGVAAAVPLMLAERGRLDLDAPVGEYWPEFKAHGKERVLVRHVLNHRAGLPVLDHPITPEQALDPSKGPAAVAAQAPVWEPGTDHGYHALTYGWLLDELVRRVTGLGTGEWIAERIAGPLGADLWLGLPDAQAHRAGRVGPVAAPEAAAALRMRPKRSVTEAYEDPGSLTNRAFGAITPFPDQNDPAYRASALPATNGIATADGLARFYAATIGEVDGVRLLSPDTVERARAEESAGPDRVLVVNTRFGLGYMLHGSASPFLGPGSFGHPGRGGSLGFADPESGIAFGYVTNGLRKTVTADPRAQALVRAVRAAVQPAA
- a CDS encoding DUF1876 domain-containing protein, yielding MMRTTVGWHVEMEFMEDDEHTRAVAMVRLPDGSEVRAHGQASRHHTDSNQPRVGEEIAGARALNELAMRLLTKAHGEIDAASGRTSHPIHV
- a CDS encoding toll/interleukin-1 receptor domain-containing protein, which translates into the protein MSGVFINYRRGGHSGVVDDLDAALARHFGRDQVFLDRPSLLPGQRFADALAERVADCDALIAVLHPGWADERQPSGARRLDEPEDWVRREIEWALADGKFVLPVLLDGAEMPTAAELPVTLRALAGLNAPRLRAAHRTADLAVVVAALEGVVRPDWRPVEPPEERAARPGGRWLAALTAAVAAAVLVGVPLLPQDDDWVGTDVLPYTLTAALMCCLLLCAPLIAVAAVRLVRRSVDDLERELHAVRHRTYIRGTWPVGVGLVLVGVYGALRGDLGMVQALVLLLVLGVAVARAAAADIRLRRRDDELWARWPHRLPDRVNRAELRRAVARLHLRLDRMTAPLSREQREKADWELDDIAGALRRTAREAARTRGLWLRRDHPWLCALYTVWLALLTALAAASGRAFADAGEGTVRRYVTLGVVVLLGVLLAFGTLEIAYRYQRRQRRELVRQIDGYRESLAARVAGMSLPPRVKATAPAPRPEEYAEPE
- a CDS encoding DMT family transporter, whose protein sequence is MTPVVTAAVLCAAVTHASWNAIAHKITDKLVGFTLIAGGGTLIGLVMVPFVAIPAAGAWPYLLASAVIHVVYYMLLMTSFRLGDFGQAYPLARGSAPLVVTVLAAVFAHEVPDGWAAAGIGVSCAGLTGVALWGLRGRRPDWAAIGAALATGLSIAAYTVVDGLGVRASGSSLGYIAWLMAIEGVCVPAYALYRWRGQLVAELRPFAAVGLLGAALSVAAYGLVLWAQTKAELAPIAALRESSIIVGAAIGAVFFKERFGAPRIVAAGLLVTGIGLMLHAG
- a CDS encoding YbaK/EbsC family protein, yielding MTTTDSPAGTADSGAHPLFAEALRAKGLDDLHRQVRRFPEATRTAAEAAAAIGCELSQICKSLIFAADGVPVLVLMDGASRVDVELVRRELGAEKVTRAKADVVRETTGYAIGGVPPFGHRTTTRVLADRSLLEHDLVWAAAGHPHAVFPIAPEDLVAHAGATLVDVREHTP
- a CDS encoding isochorismatase family protein, whose protein sequence is MTTLAARPRTALLVIDVQKGVVAEAHQRDAVVANIAALVDRAREEGVPVVWVQHSDDDLVKGSEAWEYAPELIRRDTEALIHKNFGDSFEETELEDVLAAAEAGHLVVTGASTDACIRSTIHGAFVRGYDVTLVGDAHTTDDNSKWGAPPPDQVIAHTNLYWQYHSAPGRTAAVADTKDVTFE
- a CDS encoding MMPL family transporter, whose product is MATFLYKLGRLAFRRRHFVALIWVALLTLAGVGAASAPAAGSSSFSIPGTEAQKAFDLLEQRFPGASADGATGRLVFKAPEGEKMTDAANKATVAKTVTALGDGSEVVSVTDPYKTHAVSKDGTVAYLSVTYDAPAMELKDSTRDALEAAGDQARDTGLTVEVGGDALQAGAEPGAIGEVVGLAIAAVVLVITLGSLVAAGLPLLTAIIGVGIGVSTITALAKTLDLGDNTSTLALMIGLAVGIDYALFIVSRYRGELAEGRDREEAAGRATGTAGSAVVFAGLTVVIALAGLSVVGVPMLSKMGLAAAGTVVIAVLIALTMIPALLGYAGRKIRPAGEKRKKSSEKTAGKPNLGTRWASFVIRRPAVVLLLGVVGLGAIALPATSLELGLPDDGSQPTSTTQRRAYDLLSEGFGPGFNGPLMVVGDAQDSADPKAAATEVADRIKGLDDVVTVTPATFNKAGDTFTITVIPDSKPSSTKTEDLVHGIRDAGADVKAGTDTDVLVTGTTAMNIDFSQKLTDALIPYLALVVGLAFLLLIVVFRSILVPLKAALGFLLSVLAALGAVVAVFQWGWLGGLIGVEETGPIMSMMPIFMVGVVFGLAMDYEVFLVTRMREAYVHGESPSQAVVTGFKHSARVVVAAAVIMMAVFGGFISSSESMIKMIGFGLAIAVFFDAFVVRMAIVPAVLALLGKKAWWLPKWLDRALPHVDVEGEGLRRLDDDKRDDEDRELVGV
- a CDS encoding TetR/AcrR family transcriptional regulator; the encoded protein is MTEVATARRSRITPEREAELYGAVLELLREVGYDALTMDAVAARTKSSKATLYRQWGGKAELVAKAVRHTKPGGAGSLAHIDTGSLRGDLHALTMRSDDCQMEQNSALMRGLAMAIHGNPDLLAAFKEHLIGPEMADFRTIVQRAIDRGEVRPDNPAIDFVMHMMIGGFAARSMIDEQPPTQAFLLSYIDAVVLPALGNQGD